One stretch of Caloenas nicobarica isolate bCalNic1 chromosome 4, bCalNic1.hap1, whole genome shotgun sequence DNA includes these proteins:
- the HPSE gene encoding heparanase, with translation MMLLLLLPLLLGLGLAGGRQAAVLRLGLRGSPRGEVSPAFLSLTLDASLARDPRYVALLSNPKLRALATALSPGFLRFGGTETDFLIFDPNKDSTSEEKILWELQAQQEACGLRTAFAPVQKLLLAQWPSQEKLIIAEHNRKKHKNTTITGSTLDILYSFANCSGFHLVFGLNALLRKAGLQWDSSNAQVLLDYCSSQRYNISWELGNEPNSFRKKSGIYVDGFQLGQDFIHLRQLLSNYTLYRHAKLYGPDVGQPRKHTQRLLRSFLKSGGKVIDSVTWHHYYVNGRKATREDFLSPEVLDTFATAVHKVLEIVDGTVPGKKVWLGETSSAYGGGAPRLSNTYIAGFMWLDKLGLSARQGIDVVMRQVFFGAGTYHLVDANFEPLPDYWLSLLYKKLVGTKVLQVSLVGANERKLRVYLHCTNPLHPKYREGDVTLFALNLYNVTQHLQLPNYLWSKHVDQYLLLPHGKENILSRSIELNGRVLQMVDDKTLPELIEKPLGPGSTLGLPAFSYGFYVIKNAKAIACI, from the exons atgatgctgctgctgctgctgccgctgctgctggggctggggctggcgggggggcgGCAGGCGGCGGTGCTGcggctggggctgcggggcagccCCCGCGGGGAGGTGAGCCCCGCTTTCCTCTCCCTCACCCTGGACGCCAGCCTGGCCCGGGACCCGCGCTACGTCGCCTTGCTCAG CAATCCCAAACTGCGTGCCTTGGCAACGGCTCTATCCCCGGGCTTCCTGAGGTTCGGTGGCACCGAGACAGATTTTCTCATCTTTGACCCCAACAAGGATTCAACTTCGGAAGAAAAAATCCTTTGGGAGCTTCAGGCCCAACAAG AGGCTTGTGGCTTGAGGACGGCGTTTGCTCCTGTTCAGAAGCTGCTGTTGGCCCAGTGGCCCAGCCAGGAGAAGCTGATTATTGCGGAACATAACCggaaaaagcacaaaaacacCACAATTACAG GAAGTACGCTGGATATTCTCTACAGCTTTGCAAACTGCTCAGGGTTTCACCTGGTCTTTGGGCTCAATGCCTTGCTGAGGAAAGCTGGGTTGCAGTGGGACAGCTCGAACGCCCAGGTGCTGCTGGACTATTGCTCCTCACAGAGGTACAACATCTCCTGGGAGCTCGGGAACG AGCCCAACAGCTTCAGGAAGAAATCTGGCATCTACGTCGACGGCTTCCAGCTGGGGCAAGATTTTATTCACTTACGCCAACTCCTGAGTAACTATACCCTCTACCGACACGCAAAGCTCTATGGTCCCGACGTTGGGCAGCCCCGCAAGCACACGcagaggctgctgaggag CTTCCTGAAATCGGGAGGGAAGGTGATTGACTCCGTCACGTGGCACCA CTACTATGTAAATGGACGAAAAGCTACAAGGGAGGATTTCTTGAGCCCCGAAGTGCTGGACACCTTTGCCACAGCTGTACACAAAGTCCTGGAG ATTGTTGATGGGACCGTGCCCGGCAAGAAGGTCTGGCTTGGAGAGACCAGCTCTGCCTATGGAGGAGGAGCTCCCAGGCTGTCCAACACCTACATTGCTGGCTTTAT gtgGTTGGACAAACTTGGGCTTTCGGCCAGGCAGGGGATTGACGTGGTGATGAGACAGGTTTTCTTTGGAGCAGGGACCTATCACCTGGTGGATGCCAACTTTGAACCCTTGCCG GACTACTGGCTCTCGCTGCTCTACAAGAAGCTGGTGGGCACCAAGGTGCTGCAGGTCAGCCTGGTGGGAGCCAACGAGAGGAAGCTCCGTGTCTACCTCCACTGCACGAACCCCCTTCA CCCAAAGTACAGAGAAGGGGACGTAACGCTGTTTGCCTTAAACCTCTACAACGTTACCCAACATTTGCAGCTGCCTAATTACTTATGGAGCAAGCATGTGGATCAGTACCTCTTGCTGCCTCATGGCAAAGAGAATATACTTTCCAG GTCTATTGAGCTGAATGGCCGTGTGCTGCAGATGGTGGATGACAAAACGCTGCCAGAGCTTATCGAAAAACCGCTTGGTCCTGGCAGCACGCTCGGCCTTCCAGCCTTCTCGTACGGCTTTTATGTTATCAAAAACGCCAAAGCTATCGCTTGCATTTAA